One window from the genome of Pedobacter schmidteae encodes:
- a CDS encoding ABC transporter ATP-binding protein, translating to MENLILECRDINKSFYDPVEINVLKHISFKVNQGEFISIVGKSGCGKSTLLYILSTMDTDYHGDLLINNQLLTHQDENTLANIRNQKIGFVFQFHYLINEFSVLKNVMLPALKLAKFSKQEIEFRAMEKLKLVGVDHLASKKANLLSGGEKQRVAIARALINDPAIIMGDEPTGNLDSKNAQLVFEIFKELAESFHQTLLIVTHNQTFADNSGRIIEIDDGRIVN from the coding sequence ATGGAAAACTTGATTTTGGAATGCAGGGATATCAATAAGAGCTTTTACGACCCCGTAGAGATTAATGTGCTTAAGCATATTTCTTTTAAGGTTAATCAGGGGGAATTTATTTCCATTGTAGGCAAATCAGGATGCGGAAAATCAACCTTGCTGTACATTCTTTCCACAATGGACACGGATTATCATGGCGATTTATTGATCAATAATCAATTGCTTACCCATCAAGATGAAAATACCCTTGCAAATATTAGGAATCAGAAAATTGGTTTTGTGTTTCAATTTCATTATCTGATCAATGAGTTTTCGGTATTGAAGAATGTAATGTTGCCGGCATTGAAATTAGCAAAATTCAGTAAACAGGAAATTGAATTCAGGGCTATGGAAAAGCTTAAGCTTGTTGGGGTCGATCATCTTGCGAGCAAAAAAGCCAACTTATTATCTGGTGGTGAAAAACAACGTGTCGCCATTGCAAGAGCTTTGATTAATGATCCTGCAATAATTATGGGCGACGAACCTACAGGAAATCTGGATAGCAAGAACGCTCAGCTCGTATTTGAGATTTTTAAAGAACTTGCCGAATCATTTCATCAAACATTATTGATTGTAACCCACAATCAAACCTTTGCGGATAACTCTGGAAGAATCATCGAAATAGATGATGGTCGTATCGTGAATTAG
- a CDS encoding efflux RND transporter periplasmic adaptor subunit: MKRSNQCICFLLVLCCCTEKSEHTSPVVKSITESVYASGIIKSTGQYQVFSTVSGLVQEVYVEEGDTVFKTSPILKLLSQTALLNQQSAVLDRRYNEERALGESLKDLENQIGMAKSKMENDVLLLERQKNIWQNGGGSLNDLEQRELNRKNSNTVFNSLSLRYKDLKKQLKYNLDRSTKNLEITNAVANEYVIKSEMKGRVYGLLKEKGELVTPQSPVAIIGDAHSFLVELQVDENDITRIRLGQQVLITMDSYKGKVFKATVSKINPLMNEASRSFTVEARFMVKPEVLYPNLTVEANIMTNMKKRALTIPRNYLIDDQYVMMEDHKKKVIVCGLKDYQEVEVLSGLTVNDVILKPSE, encoded by the coding sequence ATGAAAAGATCAAATCAATGTATTTGTTTTCTTTTAGTCCTCTGTTGCTGCACTGAAAAATCTGAACATACCTCGCCGGTTGTTAAATCGATTACAGAATCAGTGTATGCTTCAGGGATTATAAAAAGTACCGGACAATATCAGGTTTTTTCGACGGTCAGCGGCTTGGTTCAGGAGGTATATGTTGAGGAAGGTGATACTGTATTTAAAACTTCCCCAATTTTAAAGCTCTTAAGTCAAACAGCCTTACTTAATCAGCAAAGCGCAGTTCTTGACAGACGGTATAATGAAGAAAGAGCCCTGGGTGAATCTTTAAAAGATCTGGAGAATCAAATTGGTATGGCGAAAAGTAAGATGGAAAACGATGTCCTTTTACTGGAAAGGCAAAAAAATATCTGGCAGAATGGTGGAGGATCATTAAATGACCTTGAGCAACGCGAACTAAACAGAAAGAATTCCAACACAGTTTTCAATTCGCTATCGCTAAGATATAAAGATTTAAAGAAACAGCTTAAATATAATCTGGACCGTAGTACAAAGAATTTGGAAATTACCAATGCTGTGGCAAATGAGTACGTGATTAAAAGTGAAATGAAGGGCAGAGTGTATGGCTTGCTCAAAGAAAAGGGGGAATTGGTTACCCCACAAAGTCCTGTAGCGATTATAGGAGACGCACATTCTTTTTTGGTGGAGCTGCAGGTAGATGAAAATGACATCACCAGGATCAGATTGGGACAACAAGTACTGATTACTATGGACAGTTATAAGGGGAAGGTATTTAAGGCTACTGTTTCGAAAATTAATCCGCTAATGAATGAGGCTTCACGTTCTTTTACGGTAGAGGCCAGATTCATGGTAAAGCCGGAGGTGCTTTATCCCAATTTAACGGTGGAAGCAAACATTATGACGAATATGAAGAAACGTGCTTTGACGATTCCAAGGAATTACCTGATCGATGACCAGTATGTGATGATGGAAGATCATAAAAAGAAAGTAATTGTATGTGGATTGAAAGACTATCAGGAAGTTGAGGTATTGAGTGGACTCACAGTAAATGATGTGATTTTAAAACCATCAGAATGA
- a CDS encoding FtsX-like permease family protein: protein MNLRLIFDIAKLLLLARWRQTLVAAIGVTFGITMFIALLGFMNGLNDLLDGLVLNRVSHVRLYNEIKATPNQPVNIAFKDKKLHNFISSVKAGQIRKDIYNNAAIIKKVESDQRVLGVAPRITTQVFFNSGTINISGVINGIDAATEIRLFHFSDYVINGDPMNLMHSANTIVLGKGLADQLLVEIGDVVQVTTPAGNRFPLKVIGFFQSGLNDVDRIQSYAAIATVQKLMAKAGNYITDIQIKLKDIDQAPQVAKEYAGIFHVDAEDIQTANSQYETGSFIRSLISYAVGVTLLIVAGFGIYNILNMMIYEKMDTIAILKAVGFSGKDVNRIFLIIALTIGISGGFAGLLFGFLLSLIIDQIPFRTSALPTITTYPVNYSLVFYVIGACFSLVTTYFAGWFPARKASKVDPVVIIRGK from the coding sequence ATGAACTTGAGATTGATCTTTGATATTGCAAAATTATTGCTGCTGGCCCGCTGGCGACAAACTCTGGTAGCCGCCATCGGTGTAACCTTTGGGATTACCATGTTCATCGCTTTGTTAGGTTTTATGAATGGTCTAAACGATCTGCTGGATGGACTTGTATTAAACAGAGTCTCTCACGTGAGACTATATAATGAAATCAAGGCAACCCCTAATCAACCTGTAAATATCGCTTTTAAAGATAAAAAACTACATAATTTCATTTCATCAGTAAAAGCAGGGCAGATCAGGAAAGATATTTATAACAATGCTGCGATTATAAAGAAGGTGGAAAGCGACCAACGCGTACTTGGCGTTGCGCCAAGGATAACCACGCAGGTTTTTTTTAATTCAGGAACAATTAATATTTCGGGTGTTATCAACGGAATTGATGCGGCTACAGAGATTCGATTGTTTCATTTCAGCGATTATGTAATCAATGGAGATCCGATGAATCTTATGCACAGTGCTAATACGATTGTTTTAGGAAAAGGACTTGCAGACCAGTTACTCGTTGAGATAGGGGATGTAGTACAGGTGACCACACCGGCAGGCAACCGTTTTCCTTTGAAAGTCATCGGTTTTTTTCAGTCAGGTTTGAATGACGTTGATAGAATTCAGAGTTATGCTGCTATAGCTACGGTTCAGAAACTAATGGCTAAAGCAGGCAATTATATCACAGATATTCAGATTAAATTAAAGGATATTGATCAGGCTCCCCAGGTTGCGAAAGAATATGCAGGTATTTTTCATGTTGACGCAGAAGATATCCAGACGGCAAATTCCCAATATGAAACCGGAAGTTTTATACGTAGTTTAATTTCGTATGCAGTGGGCGTTACTTTATTAATTGTAGCTGGATTTGGTATCTACAATATTTTGAATATGATGATTTATGAAAAAATGGATACCATTGCGATCCTTAAGGCAGTGGGTTTTTCTGGTAAAGATGTGAACAGGATTTTTTTGATCATTGCACTTACCATTGGTATTAGCGGAGGCTTTGCTGGCCTGTTGTTTGGATTTTTATTGTCTTTGATTATTGACCAGATTCCATTTCGCACAAGTGCCCTGCCTACCATTACCACCTATCCGGTTAACTATAGTTTGGTATTTTATGTTATAGGCGCTTGCTTTTCTCTGGTCACTACTTATTTCGCAGGATGGTTTCCTGCCAGAAAAGCCAGTAAAGTTGACCCTGTTGTCATCATTAGGGGGAAATGA
- a CDS encoding Hsp20/alpha crystallin family protein has protein sequence MKTLVKSNAFPSLRSAIEDFFNTDFFNRSFMNTDSLPAVNIRDEENSYELEMAAPGFNKEDFKITSEDGLLTISAETSSEHKEEKKNYTRKEFTSSSFSRSFSLPDNIEEDNVKASYKDGLLTLSLKKSFKALHNKKEISID, from the coding sequence ATGAAAACTTTAGTAAAATCAAATGCCTTTCCATCACTGCGGTCAGCGATAGAAGATTTTTTCAACACTGATTTTTTCAATAGGTCCTTTATGAACACGGATTCTCTTCCTGCCGTTAATATAAGAGATGAAGAGAATAGTTACGAACTCGAAATGGCTGCACCGGGTTTTAACAAAGAAGATTTTAAAATTACTTCGGAGGATGGCCTGCTTACCATTAGTGCAGAAACAAGCAGTGAACATAAGGAGGAAAAGAAAAACTATACCAGAAAAGAATTTACAAGTTCTTCTTTTTCTCGAAGTTTTAGCCTTCCAGATAATATCGAGGAAGATAATGTAAAAGCTAGTTACAAGGATGGTTTACTTACACTTAGCCTAAAGAAATCGTTTAAAGCTTTACACAATAAAAAGGAAATAAGTATTGATTGA
- a CDS encoding cation-translocating P-type ATPase has protein sequence MKLNGIEGLNQQQVDESRLKYGANTFEYKVENSVLKIIKSLFAEPMIILLFVASSIYFINGSYGDGIFMAAAIGLISAISLYQDSRSKNALAQLKTLTAPNCKVIRNGETVLIESRQLVIGDILVVDEGTYIAADGLIIQSNDFSVNESILTGESLAVYKDRSQADNKVYSGTTVASGLAIVTVTAIGNETKLGKIGKSLDNISEEKTPLELQINNFVKKMVLVGSSVFLIVWAINYYRSGGVLDSLMKALTIAMSILPEEIPVAFTTFMALGAWRLMKMGVVVKQMKTVETLGSATVICTDKTGTITQNKMTLVKLFDIEQHRIANPEDELVESEKMLIRTAMWASEPIPFDPMELSLHDAYKEIFTKDERSGYKMRHEYPLEGKPPMMTHIFQNDVGERIIAAKGAPEALLNVSNLSVEERNTVEEAVKSLANNGYRILGVGESSFTGDNFPTKQQDFNFTFKGLIAFYDPPKHNISSVFNNFYAAGIDVKIITGDNSATTCAIARQVGFRKAESSIDGEELMKFSDAELRQKVTDTSIFTRMFPEAKLKIINALKANKEIVAMTGDGVNDGPALKAAHIGIAMGKKGTEIAKQAASLILVDDDLEKMVTAVAMGRRIYANLKKAIQYIISIHIPIILIVFIPLVLGWTYPNIFFPVHVIFLELIMGPTCSIIYENEPIEKNTMQQKPRPFSNTFFQWRELITSVLQGIVIAIACLAVYRYAVHLNYNENTTRTMVFTVLITANIFLTLVNRSFFYSIVTTLNYKNNLVLGIIVLTVVISTSLIYNRWLSVFFDFEMLNLFQLGVGIAAGFLSVMWYELVKWRKRNKYHDGHHVNY, from the coding sequence ATGAAATTAAATGGAATAGAAGGCTTGAATCAACAACAGGTTGATGAATCCAGATTGAAATACGGTGCAAATACATTTGAATATAAGGTCGAAAATAGTGTGCTGAAAATCATTAAATCACTGTTTGCTGAACCTATGATTATACTATTGTTTGTAGCCTCTTCCATATATTTTATCAATGGTAGCTATGGTGATGGAATCTTTATGGCCGCGGCTATTGGTTTAATTTCTGCCATTTCATTGTATCAGGACTCCAGGAGTAAGAATGCTTTGGCTCAATTAAAAACGCTGACGGCACCTAACTGTAAAGTGATTAGAAACGGAGAAACAGTATTAATTGAAAGTAGGCAGCTTGTTATTGGGGACATTTTAGTAGTAGATGAAGGAACATATATTGCTGCGGATGGATTGATTATTCAGTCTAATGATTTTTCAGTAAATGAGTCAATATTAACTGGTGAATCTTTAGCTGTCTATAAAGACCGAAGTCAGGCAGATAATAAAGTCTACTCTGGTACTACTGTCGCCAGTGGTTTAGCCATTGTGACAGTTACTGCTATTGGAAATGAAACGAAGTTGGGGAAGATCGGGAAAAGTCTTGATAATATCAGTGAAGAGAAAACACCACTGGAATTGCAGATAAATAATTTCGTTAAAAAAATGGTCTTGGTAGGTAGTAGCGTTTTTTTGATTGTCTGGGCAATAAATTACTATCGTTCTGGTGGTGTATTGGATAGTTTAATGAAAGCACTTACCATTGCAATGAGTATTTTACCTGAAGAGATACCTGTTGCCTTTACTACATTTATGGCACTTGGTGCATGGAGATTAATGAAAATGGGGGTCGTGGTTAAACAGATGAAAACGGTTGAAACGCTAGGTAGTGCTACCGTAATCTGTACAGACAAGACAGGAACCATTACCCAGAACAAAATGACACTTGTTAAATTGTTTGACATAGAACAGCATCGTATAGCTAATCCGGAGGATGAGCTTGTAGAATCGGAAAAAATGCTAATCAGAACGGCAATGTGGGCAAGTGAGCCTATCCCATTTGATCCAATGGAATTGTCCCTCCATGATGCATATAAGGAAATATTTACTAAGGATGAAAGGTCTGGGTATAAAATGAGACATGAGTATCCGTTAGAAGGTAAGCCACCGATGATGACTCATATCTTTCAAAATGATGTTGGGGAACGCATTATTGCAGCAAAAGGGGCACCTGAAGCATTATTAAATGTATCCAATTTAAGTGTTGAGGAAAGAAACACAGTGGAAGAGGCTGTTAAATCACTTGCAAATAATGGGTATCGTATACTGGGAGTGGGGGAGAGTTCATTTACCGGAGATAATTTTCCGACAAAGCAACAGGATTTCAATTTTACTTTTAAAGGATTAATCGCTTTTTACGATCCGCCGAAGCATAATATTAGTTCCGTTTTTAATAATTTTTATGCCGCGGGAATTGATGTAAAGATTATAACAGGGGATAATTCAGCTACTACTTGTGCTATTGCACGACAAGTGGGGTTTCGTAAAGCTGAGAGTAGTATTGATGGAGAAGAATTGATGAAATTTTCCGATGCTGAATTAAGGCAAAAGGTAACTGATACTTCTATTTTTACCCGGATGTTTCCGGAAGCCAAACTTAAGATCATTAATGCATTAAAGGCAAACAAAGAAATCGTCGCCATGACGGGCGATGGTGTGAATGATGGCCCAGCGCTAAAAGCGGCGCACATAGGTATTGCAATGGGGAAAAAAGGAACCGAAATTGCTAAGCAGGCAGCGTCATTGATACTTGTAGATGATGATCTGGAAAAAATGGTCACTGCGGTGGCGATGGGAAGAAGAATCTATGCAAATCTTAAAAAGGCTATTCAATATATTATATCTATCCACATACCTATTATTCTTATCGTATTTATTCCTTTAGTTTTAGGCTGGACATATCCGAATATATTTTTTCCTGTACATGTGATATTCTTGGAATTGATTATGGGGCCTACTTGTTCTATCATTTATGAGAATGAACCAATTGAGAAAAATACAATGCAGCAAAAACCCAGGCCATTCAGCAACACTTTCTTCCAATGGAGAGAACTAATTACAAGTGTTTTACAAGGAATAGTAATTGCTATTGCATGTCTCGCGGTTTACAGATATGCAGTACACTTAAATTACAATGAGAATACCACCAGAACCATGGTATTTACCGTATTGATCACTGCAAATATATTTTTAACTCTGGTAAACCGGTCATTTTTTTATAGCATCGTTACTACATTAAATTATAAAAATAATTTGGTGTTGGGCATTATTGTTCTAACGGTTGTGATTTCAACCTCATTAATTTATAACAGATGGTTATCTGTTTTTTTTGATTTTGAGATGCTTAACTTATTTCAGTTAGGGGTTGGGATAGCCGCTGGGTTTTTAAGTGTAATGTGGTACGAATTGGTTAAATGGAGAAAGAGGAATAAATATCATGACGGTCATCACGTTAACTACTGA